The Nostoc cf. commune SO-36 genomic sequence TAGCTTTTGAAGATGGGCGTAGACTTGTTGGCGGAGATGAAAAGCAACTCTCAAAGCAGCTTTTGCCATGTACATATCTTGTATAGACTGAAACAAGCCTCTGACAAGAAAGACTAAAGCACAACTACCAGTTATTTGAGCGATCGCTACTACATTACCTTGAGCAAAGGGAATTGCCAATTTGCCGGCGAGATTGATCAACACTAATGTCGCCAGTACATATCCGAAGATACCAATAAGTCCCTTGGCGATGGTTCGCCACTGGAGTTTGATATAAGGCAGCAGTTGCCAGTAATTAGAACGCGTTTTCAAGCTGTAACGTCCAAAACAATATTTTACTTTGTTTGACGCTAGCAGTTTTTGGTGAGTTTCTGAACAGTTAAAGAATTCAGAAGGTTTATAAGCTAAAAATCTTTTAATTTGCATCTTCAAAAAAATGAATCTCTTGTGGGTGGGCATCTTACCCGCCCTAGTTGTGCAAATTAAATGCGCGACAGCTTACCTACAGAGAGACTCCGCTTCTGAATTTAGAGTAACAACGCAATAAATCTCGTTTCCAGGTTCTAACTGAAAACGAGATTTTAAACCGATATTTATTTGTGCTGTTTATCCCTTGTTAGTGCATTTCGTCGTATTCTGGCGCTTCAACTCGTCTTGCTTCCATCCGAGAAGCAGGCAGAAACTCAGCCCGACGGACTGGAACCAAGGGCGGCGTATTTCCTTGGTAGGGGTGAATCACTTGTACAGTACGGGCTGGACGCTGGCGGGGTGAGAATAAAGCCAATACCCCAGCAACGACAACACCACCACCAATAGTCAGAGTTGCGCCACCCACAGCCCAAAGCATAGGTGAAGACCACCAAGAAGGATTTTGCGGTTGGAATGCTGCTGTTTTTTGTTGGTTATTTTGCTGGGCTAATTGCCACTGCTGCTGAGTATTGAAATTTTGGACTTGGCCTTGGAGTTGTTGATTTTGCAACTTTAGCTGTTCATTGTCGTTTTTTAAACGCTCTAGCTGCATCTGCGTGTTCAGCTTTTCCATCTCCAGACGCTGGTCAGTACTGGGAGCAGTCGGTGGCTGACTGGGATACATTGGTTGCCCATAAGGGTTATAAGGATACATTTGTGGCTGTATTCCTGGCGCTACTACAGCCCCTGGCATTTGCGGAGCAACGGCAAAGTTAGGTTGTAGGGGGGTATTTGTTCCTTTGAGCAATACGAGAGCCGCCAGCCCAGCTACGGCGACCCCGCCGATAAACGCCATACTCTCACTCATCGCCTTTGCTCCTCAATTGCGGCGTAACTATAATAATCATTTGTGACTGACTCACTCTCACACTCATAAATTATGCCTACTTGATTTCACATAATACTCAAACTATAAGCGACTATATCAGCTAGTTTTTTTACATCATGATATCTGATGTTAATATTCAAAACCATAATGGTCAAATTGTCTACCAAGGAAGGATAGAAAAAACTACACTGTTATACTTTTTAATCTACTTTTTCCCTGTCTAATCAAGAGGAGTATTTCTGCTGGTGTTGTTGGTCTTGATGGCTGCTTGAGACTTTGACAAAATTCTGCGATCGCATTTAGTCCCTGCTCTGGTGTACCTTGGGCTAACCGTTTCACAAAAGCGCTGCCAACGATCACCGCATCTGCGCCCCATTCCTTTACCTGACAGGCTTGTGCGGCTTCAGAAATCCCAAAACCTACACCGATGGGTTTCTCAGTAACACCACGAATTTGTTTGAGTAAATCTGACACTCGGATTTCGAGTTGCGATCGCACTCCTGTAACCCCTGTGACGCTGACTAAATAAATAAATCCTTGGGAAGAACGAGCAATGGACTCTATCCTTTCAGCAGAACTAGTAGGAGCGATCAACAAGATTACATCAATTCCCTTTTCACTAGCTGCTTGGAGCAAGCTTGCTGCTTCCTCTAAGGGTAAATCTGGTATTACCAGCCCGGCAACCCCAGCAGCAGCAATTGCAGAGAGAAATTTGTCAATTCCCCGGTGCAAAATTGGGTTGTAGTACGTAAATAAAACAATAGGCGATCGCAATTTGGGAGTAATCCCTTGCAGCATTTCTAACACCTGCTCTAATTTCGTACCTTTTTCCAAAGCGCGGGTAGCAGCAGCTTGAATCACTGGCCCATCAGCCAGAGGATCGGAGTAAGGTATGCCCAGTTCTATAATGTCGGCTCCATTACGATCTAGAATCTGCAAGGCTTTCGCTGTTGTTTCTAAATCAGGATCGCCAGCAGTGATAAACGGAATTAGAGCGCACTCACCATTGCGCCCAAGAGTTTCAAAACAATCAGAAATTGCAGTCATTAGTTATTAGTCATTAGTCATTGGTCATTAGTCATTAGTCATTGGTCATTAGTCAGTGGCCATTAGTCATTAACAAAGGACAAAGGACAAATGACCAATGATAACTTTACACCTGAGATTGCTCTTCTTGTTCTATTTCAGCTTGAATTCGTGCCAATTCTTCGGGACTAAGCTCGTCTAGCCGCTTTTGCAGAAAGTCTTGCTCATACTGTTCCCGTTGTTGGTGGTAGGTCATTTTTTGTCCCACCGCACGGAAAAAATAGGTGGCTAACCAGCCAACTAACCCACTGATTAGTAAGACTTGGCTCCATATACCAGCTTTCTGATTATCCAAACCAAACTAGCTGTAATCCTATATAAGCCAAGCCACCGGCAATAAACACACCCAAGCCAATTCCAATAGCGTCAATCCGTCGCATGAGAGTTATGACCTACCAATTTCATTAAACTTGAATTTGTCGCCGTTGGGGTCGAAAATTTAGAAACGGCGATAGAACCAACAAACCTGGAAAGAAGAAAAACACCAAGAAGTACATAAAGACACGCTCGATGGAGCTAGCTACATACCAACGCAGCTTCAGGTACAGCAAAACAGCAAGGGGGATTACTAGAAGGTAAGCTCCAGCTAAAACCAGATACAACAGGGCGACAATCATAACTTTATTTGTCTAAGCATCTGTTTTCCATCATAGGCTGAAGAGCCTAACTCAGAGAAGTATAGTCATAATGCTTTCAACATGACCCCGCCAGAATTCCTCAAAACCTCACCTGCAAGCTAAATCATAGCTTTGGCAGGTTGGAGTAATTTTATCGGATATCATCACAAAAGCTGATATCGTGCTATTATAGTAAACTCACTAGCAACAAATGCTTTAGTCAAATAAAATCGAAAACTTATCCAGATTGATCAAGAAAAAACCAAGAAAACTTCCAATTTTGGGAAACAATCGGACAATTTGGAAAAAATATTTTCAATTTAGTTGGACAAAAGACACAATTGATGGTGGAATAGATGAGGAGGTATTTGCTGCCTCCAAAAAATAACTAGTTATACTAGTTGCCAAATACCTACGGGGGCGTGGCGGAATGGTAGACGCTACGGACTTAGACAACTGAGCCTTGAAGGAGAAATCCCTCAAGTGGAAGCTCTCAAAACTCAGGGAAACCTAAATCTGGTGACAGATATGGCAATCCTGAGCCAAGCCGAAGAAAGTTCTGAGTGCTGAGTAAATTTAAAACTCCTAACTCTTAACTCACAAGTATTCGGAAGGTGCAGAGACTCGACGGGAGCTACCCTAACGTTAAGTCGAGGGTAAAGGGAGAGTCCAATTCTTAAAATCTGAGGCTTCTGAAGTCATCAGGTAGCAGTGAAAGCTGCGGGAGAATGAAAATCCGTTGACCGTAAAAGGTCGTGTGGGTTCAAGTCCCTCCACCCCCACTAAAAATTTAAAATACCGAAAGGTTTTTATAAAATATATGGGCGTGTTTTATCTAATCGTTAGATGAACTCGCCTATAAACTTATGTATGCTTTTCAATTGTTAGAGACTTCAAAAAAATAAATTATTCTAAATTTTTTGCTGTCGATGAACACATTTGTGCATCTTACGAGAGAATGTTTTCACTAGAACTCTTTTACAAGTAAGTAATTTCACTGAATTATTTGATGAAGTATAAAACAATTTATCTTTAATACTTTATTTACAGTCTTAGTTAATTAACTTTATGTAAAAAGATTCCTGAATATCAGAATAATAGATTGATGCTACTGTTCGCCAAGGTTAAGCTGGTAATAATATGAACAGGAAGGCTTTTTGTCCTGATAACTGAAATGACAGCTAATAGTTTATCAATTAGTCAAAAAGATCCCGATTGTGTTACGTCTGAGTCTAGACAGCTAAATGTGCAAACGGCACAAGAGGAGGTTTATAGCTTCTTCGTGGAAATTGTCAAAAAATTGCCCCCAGAAGATGTTTTAAGGGAATTTAAAGGTTTATTTATAGATGGTCTTGATTCGGAAGATGCTGAGTATATACCTGGAATATATAGTATTTTTCTAGATGATAATGAACAAGACTTTTCTACTACACTTAAGCGCTGTTGCTATATTATAGTTAATAATTGGAAAACCAACAGAAAAGACAAATATGTCCAAGAATTAGTAAATATATTTATTAATGAAAATCTGAAGATAAAGTCTAATAATCCTCCAGTAGTAAAAATTTGTAAAAACTGGATAGAAAATTTTGTCAATAGCAAAGATTACAAAGACCTGAAATTATTTGCTATTAAATATGAAGAATCAGCTAAAGGTCATTGGGCTAATCGTTACACTTCCTATTTATTAATTGATCAATCTGTTAATGATAAAAATCCCAGAGAGCAACAAGAAGCCTGCTAGAAGGCTTTCTCAACAGATAAAAGACAAATTTAAATTTGAACTAGCAATGTATATTGCTCGTTCTCAATCTGCCGTTTCCAGCACCACACGCTATACAAACCCAAGTATTTTGGGAGATCAAGCTTTGCGTTTAATCAAAGCAATTGTCTTAAAAAAAGGTGCGTTTAGCCATGAAAATATTGCCCATATATTTATCAAGCAAACTGAAAATCAAACTTTGGAAGAATTTAAAATAAATCTGGAAAAATATCTATTTTTTTCTGTAGAAAATCAAGAAGAAATTGAGGATTGGCGGCAGAAATTTAAAGATAGCTTATCTTTGTGGAAGAAAGATTACAATCAAGAAATTATTACTAAAGAATTATTTTTGAGAACCTGTAATCGAGTGATTGATTGCTTGACAACAGAAAATGCGAAAGAACCTTCGTCATTATTTATATTATTGCTTAACCAAGGTCATGCTTTAACATTAGTAATAATCCTGTTAAAGATTATTTTGATTTGTAGAAATTCCCGCAAACATTTAGAAACTAGAATTGCTCATCTGATTCGTTTATATGACAAGTATCCAGAAGATGAATGCAAGGGAGTAATAAATTTTATGGAGATTTTTAATATCACTTTTGCAATTTATGCAGAAAATGTCGAATACAACTTGATTAAAATGGAAGAAGAGCAAAACAGTAATCCACAGTTAAATTTGGATGATTAATCGTGTGTTTTCCCAGATGAAGGTAGATAGACAAAAATAAATTTTGTCTGAGTTATGATTTGGCAAGGCGTTCATCTAACCAAGCCAGGGTAGCACCCGCAGTTTCAGCTAGAATACTAATGAGGCGATATAGAGCGATCGCACTAAATACTAGGGCAGATGGAAAGTGGTGTCGTAAAAGTTCATACGCAGTCGCTTCAAACACACCTAACCCACCAGGCGCACCCGGAATCACAAGCCCCAACAACCAAGCGCAGCTAAAAGCCCCTAATAACAAAGGAATTTGATTTACATTCAACGAACCCAAGGCGAACATAGTTAATATAAACCCAGTGGCGCGTAATCCCATAAAGCCCAATTCTCCTAACAAAGGCCGTAAGGGATAGCTTTTAAGACTGAAGGGAACAGTTGGTTCAGTTGTAACAGCAGACTTTTTTGCTTTCAATTTGTGCAAAAAGCGAATCATTGGGTTTAAAAACCAAGGATGAATCGCACAAAGAACTACAGCTAAACTCAGTAATTGTAGTATTTTTAGAACAAAAGTACTATTAGCTGGCGCAAATTGGCTACTGCATAAGACAATCATGATTAAAGCAGCCGTTAGCATGAGTAGCGGTTCTAACAAAACGCTTAAGGTGGCTGCACCAGCAGAAACATTGGCATTTTTTGCAGCGACAATTCGCCCGTAGTAATGCCAGATATTACCTGGTAAATACTTAGCTATGTTCGTTTTTAGATAAACCTGGATGAACTGGGGAGACGATACAGGTTGATTTAAGTCTTGCAAAATCCAAGTCCAGATCCAGCCTGCCCAAGTATGTGCTAGTAAAGTGACACCTGTAGCGATCGCTATAATTGCCCATCCTACCCCATCAATGCGGATAGCAGTTACTCCAATCCAATTATCTTTCAAAGCTTTCGCTAAAAAAAACAGCGTTCCGCCCAAAATTATCCAACGTAAAAATTGCTTCATGAATTTAGTAATTTAACGGTTAGAGCAACAAGGGGCCAATGCCTAAATTATTACAGTATATTAACGACCTATTCAAAGCTTTTGAAGTATTAAACAAGTTGATGTAGTTCTTTTTACGAAACTTATATTACTTTATTTTATATCTCTCTAGAGTTAGATAAAAATATTATTTTTGTAGTAATTAAAATGTAGCCTGCGCTAGAGGTCAAGCGTATTTTATTATTCATATCCTTAAAACAGGTTATCGAATGAGCGAACCAAAACAAGCACAATAACTTGCTGACCACTCCAAAGATTCAGCAAATTCTTAATTTATTAATATTTTTGTAAGGAGGACTACGTGAACGCTGTAAGACTATTTCTTGAAAAAAATAAGATTGCGCCAGATAGTAACTATCTTTTTAGCTGGACTATTGTTGATAGTTAGCACTGGCTTGTAGTGGGGCAAATGCTCAAGGTGCAACTCCACAAAATCCTCTGTACAAGCTGGTGGAGCAAACAATCCTTATAAGAATGGTGGAGACAACTATTACCAACAACAGATTGTCTACCGACTCCGAAAATAACAAACCCAAAAGCCAATCAGGGAGGCGACCAAGCTAGCTTACAACCAAGTTTCGGAATTATTGATTGCTACAACAAATAGAGAATCCAAGATCTCCTTTATCCTGTGTGCTGAGACACCAGCAGGTCGAATCGAGAAAGAAGCAGAACTACCAATTATCACAGATAAAGACTTCCGAGAAGCTGAACCAGGTGGTTTGATTCAGGAATGAACCAAAGGTAGGAGATCGGGTTCAAGATCGAATTGAGACTGTAAAAGAGAATATTGAAAAAGCTTCCGGCTTTTTGCAAGATAAGGCAGATGAAGCTGCTGCTAGACCTGAATTACAAAAAAATCCAGCAGTAGGCAGATAAAACTCTTATTTTTTCTGAATGCCTTGGATGTAAAATTAATTCAAAATGCCGTCTTGGTTGAAGTTTAAGTTAGTCACAAAAATGCAAGGATGTAGAAGTATGAAAAAAGCAATGCATTGGCTCAAAAGCATTCGTCCCTTGAAAGTTTTAACTATTTTTTTGGCAGGAATGTTCTTATTTCTGACACAAGCTTGTGCTGGTCAAGGAGTAGCAACACAGCCACCACAACCTGATGATCAACCAGCTTATACCAAACGATATGATCCCACCAAAGATTATCCTCTCTCTTCTCCGGCTGGTGGGATGAATAACTTTAGTGATGTAGAAAGTCCTAGAGGGAGAGCAGATGAAAAGGCAGCTAATGACAAAGCTGATGTCGATGGCAAGAAATGCTGAAAAGAGGATTGATGAGAAAGGGGTTGAAAGTCCAGGGGAATATGTCCGTAATTTCAAGGAAGGTACACCCTTGGGTCAAAAAGGGAAAAATCTGGGTGATGATATCGGCAGTTCAGTTGAAGAAGTTCGCAAGGCGTAGTTAAAGGTACTCAACGAGGAATTGAAAATCTTAAGGGAAATACCCAAAATGCAGCCGAAGGCGTGACAAAGAATGTTCAGCGTGGGGCTGAGGATGCAGGTAAAAATGTTCAGCGTACAGCTGAAGATGCAGGCAATGCAGTAAAAAGAGCAGTTGATTGAAATTAGTCATTTAATGTAAAAAGTTGAAAGCGCCCACAGATTAGAGTCTGGGGCTATCAAAACAAAGCCTGCTTATGCAGGCTTTGTTTTGATAATCCGCGTTGCGTTCCGCGACATTAAAAAACCTTACGCTTTTATGCAAAACTGTACTAAGAAACTGCCTCACGATAGTGCAACGTTAGCGAGTCGTCGAGCATCACAAGCGATCGTAGACATCGCTCATTCATCACCAATACTACAAATATTTCTGCAATAATAACCCTAATTTTTCCTTCGTCGCCGTTGGTGCTTTATCCAACTGAGTCAAAATCGCATATTGCAACGCCGAATGCGCCTCACTCGGTGGTGGATTTTCACTCAACCGCCGTACAGTTTCTTGAATCACCTTTTGAGCATTCGCAGCATTCCGCAGCAAGTTGCCAATTACTAATTCTACAGTCACACTGTCGTGATCTGGATGCCAACAATCATAATCTGTCACCAACGCTAAGGTTGCATAAGCAATTTCCGCTTCCCTTGCCAATTTAGCCTCTGGTAAATTCGTCATGCCAATGATTGTTGCATCCCAACTGCGGTAAAGATTTGATTCTGCCTTCGTGGAAAAAGCTGGGCCTTCCATGCATACATAAGTACCGCCGCGATGGAGAGTAACTTCTGGTAAATTGAGAGATGCGATCGCATCTGCCAACACAAAAGCTAAATTTTTACAAATCGGATCGCCAAAGGCAATGTGAGCAACAATTCCCTCACCGAAAAACGTTGAAATCCGATTTTTTGTCCTATCAATAAACTGATCTGGCACTACCATATCGAGTGGTTTCGCCTCTTCCTTCAAGGAACCCACAGCACTGGCTGAGATTAAATACTTCACACCCAATTGTTTCATCGCATAGATATTAGCGCGAAACGGTAACTCAGAAGGTAAAAGGGTGTGGTTGCGACCATGACGCGCCAAGAAAGCTACCCGTGTACTATCCAATGTCCCTAGGATCAAAGCATCAGATGGTGAACCAAAAGGAGTTTCGACTCGCACCTCTTCGACATCTTTGAGCGCGTCCATTTTGTACAGACCGCTACCACCAATAATCCCGATACTAGCTTGAGCCATGATTCTGAACCTGTTTCTTGCTGATCTGCTAAGTTATTTTATCGAAAAGAGGAGTAGCAGAACAGACAGTCAACAAAGTGACTATATTTTGTGCGGCTGACATTATTAGATATCTGGTAAAAATAGAATGTACAGACTTAGCGGTATCCACAAGGATGTTAAATAATGCATATTTCATTTCTGGGTCTATTGAATTATTACCCATTAATTCTTAGTTTAGGCGCAGATATAACAATCTTGAATCAAACGCGCAGAAACAAGATCACAGATTTCCGATAATTTATTTTTGCAGATTAATGGCTAGAATTAGTCCTTAAGTTAATCGTCACCATAGTGTGTAATCAATACTTCGTGTATACAAATGTTAAATAGACCTACTCCTGAGCAGGGAGAGAAAGTAAGGGTTATACTTTGGGAAAAAGGCTTGTTTTAACATTTTCATAAATTAATGACTCTCAATTTTCGCTTTGCGGTAGTCAGCGACTTACACGTTGCACTTCCCCACACCATCTGGGATCATCCCAGCCGATTTCATCTGGTGGAAGTAAGTATTTCGGCATTTAAAAGTGTACTAGAACATTTAACACAACTTGATTTAGATTTCTTGTTGTTACCAGGAGATTTAACCCAGCACGGTGAACCAGAAAACCATGCTTGGTTGCAACAATTTTTAGCCCAGCTACCTTTCCCCGTCTATGTTGTTCCTGGTAATCATGACGTTCCTGTGCTGTTGGCTGATCAGCAATCAATTGCTTTTGCTGATTTTCCCTACTATTACACGAAATTTGGTTATGAAGATCCACGGCAGATTTACTACATTCGTCAGTTATTGCCTGGAGTTAAGCTGATTGGGCTGAATTCTAACTCTTTTAATGAGCATGGTGAGCAGGTGGGGTGTTTGGATGCCAAACAGCTACAGTGGTTAGAAGAAATGCTGGCGGCATCTGGTGATGAATTAATTCTGGTGATGGTGCATCATAATGTGGTCGAGCATTTGCCCAATCAATCGAACCATCCACTGGCAAATCGATATATGCTGGCCAACTCACAAGAACTGTTGCAGTTGCTGAGGCGCTACGGAGTCAAGCTAGTGTTTACTGGGCATTTGCACGTTCAGGATATTGCTTACTCCCAAGGAGTATATGATATTACCACTGGCTCTTTAGTTAGCTATCCTCACCCTTATCGGGTGCTAGAGTTTCATCGGGATAACCAAGGTAAAGAATGGTTAGAAATTTTATCCCATCGGGTAGAGTCAGTGCCAGAGTTCCCCGACTTGCAACAGTCATCACGGCAATGGATGGGCGATCGCTCTTTCCCCTTCCTAATCAAATTATTGACTCACTCTCCATTAAACTTACCGTTATCACAGGCAAAAAAATTAGCTCCTAGTTTGCGCGACTTCTGGGCAACTATTGCCGATGGAGATGCGGTGTTAGATTACCCTCATTTTCCCCTAGAAGTGCGGCGCTACATTGAGACATATAGCGCATCACAGCCAAACCCAGGCATGACCATTACTGGAAATTTGACTATGATTGATAATAACACTACACTTTTGCTGAATAAGAGTTAGGAGTTGGGAATTTAGAGTTGGGAATTTGGAGTTAGAACCTAATTTATAACTCCTAACTCAGCACTCATAACTGATTTTGGCGACAAATTCCAAATGCTGAAGTATAGGCGTGTAAAAAGGTTCTGCCACCTACAGGGCCGATTTCACCGCCACAGAAAAAGCCGCCTACAGGAATATCGCTAACGTAGCGCCGAAATAGTTCAGAATCGAAATTGGGTTTACCATAGAGTCCTTCACCTCGCCCTAAACAGGCAAACATTAAGGCGGCTACAGCAGAAGGTTCAGATTCTCGTTGGTGTTGATAACTTTGTAGGAGTAATTCTAGGTCGTCGGCAGAGGCTTGGGCATCACGGAGGTGGAATTGTAGCCTTTGACCAGGACGGACGCGATCGCCAATTGCGATCGCCCCAGCAGTTGGATCGACCCCAAGAATACCACGAATTAAAAAGTCTCCCTGTTGCAAAGCCAGCTTAAATTCATCCATTGCCACACCAACAAACAGAGAGTGCTGGGCTAAAACCCGTTCTTCTTCGCTGAGACTGGCAATCAAATCTCGTAACACCATTAAAGGCACTTTCTCATCTAACTCTAAGATGATGTTGCGATCGGCTTTTGTGACTTGCAACGGTTTGCCAATCGGTCGGCATCCTTGGGCTACAATCGTTTCCAAAACAATATTGCCAGTCAAAGCTATACCAACAGTACCTTCACGATACAGGCTTTGGTGTTCTTCACCACTGGCATCGTTACAAAATAGGGCAGCACGACCACCCATACCCCCACCACTAGCCTG encodes the following:
- the trpA gene encoding tryptophan synthase subunit alpha yields the protein MTAISDCFETLGRNGECALIPFITAGDPDLETTAKALQILDRNGADIIELGIPYSDPLADGPVIQAAATRALEKGTKLEQVLEMLQGITPKLRSPIVLFTYYNPILHRGIDKFLSAIAAAGVAGLVIPDLPLEEAASLLQAASEKGIDVILLIAPTSSAERIESIARSSQGFIYLVSVTGVTGVRSQLEIRVSDLLKQIRGVTEKPIGVGFGISEAAQACQVKEWGADAVIVGSAFVKRLAQGTPEQGLNAIAEFCQSLKQPSRPTTPAEILLLIRQGKSRLKSITV
- the ndhL gene encoding NAD(P)H-quinone oxidoreductase subunit L codes for the protein MIVALLYLVLAGAYLLVIPLAVLLYLKLRWYVASSIERVFMYFLVFFFFPGLLVLSPFLNFRPQRRQIQV
- a CDS encoding heterocyst differentiation related protein; its protein translation is MSESMAFIGGVAVAGLAALVLLKGTNTPLQPNFAVAPQMPGAVVAPGIQPQMYPYNPYGQPMYPSQPPTAPSTDQRLEMEKLNTQMQLERLKNDNEQLKLQNQQLQGQVQNFNTQQQWQLAQQNNQQKTAAFQPQNPSWWSSPMLWAVGGATLTIGGGVVVAGVLALFSPRQRPARTVQVIHPYQGNTPPLVPVRRAEFLPASRMEARRVEAPEYDEMH
- a CDS encoding metallophosphoesterase family protein, encoding MTLNFRFAVVSDLHVALPHTIWDHPSRFHLVEVSISAFKSVLEHLTQLDLDFLLLPGDLTQHGEPENHAWLQQFLAQLPFPVYVVPGNHDVPVLLADQQSIAFADFPYYYTKFGYEDPRQIYYIRQLLPGVKLIGLNSNSFNEHGEQVGCLDAKQLQWLEEMLAASGDELILVMVHHNVVEHLPNQSNHPLANRYMLANSQELLQLLRRYGVKLVFTGHLHVQDIAYSQGVYDITTGSLVSYPHPYRVLEFHRDNQGKEWLEILSHRVESVPEFPDLQQSSRQWMGDRSFPFLIKLLTHSPLNLPLSQAKKLAPSLRDFWATIADGDAVLDYPHFPLEVRRYIETYSASQPNPGMTITGNLTMIDNNTTLLLNKS
- a CDS encoding S-methyl-5'-thioadenosine phosphorylase translates to MAQASIGIIGGSGLYKMDALKDVEEVRVETPFGSPSDALILGTLDSTRVAFLARHGRNHTLLPSELPFRANIYAMKQLGVKYLISASAVGSLKEEAKPLDMVVPDQFIDRTKNRISTFFGEGIVAHIAFGDPICKNLAFVLADAIASLNLPEVTLHRGGTYVCMEGPAFSTKAESNLYRSWDATIIGMTNLPEAKLAREAEIAYATLALVTDYDCWHPDHDSVTVELVIGNLLRNAANAQKVIQETVRRLSENPPPSEAHSALQYAILTQLDKAPTATKEKLGLLLQKYL
- a CDS encoding DUF6658 family protein; this translates as MEKASGFLQDKADEAAARPELQKNPAVGR
- a CDS encoding lysylphosphatidylglycerol synthase domain-containing protein, with the translated sequence MKQFLRWIILGGTLFFLAKALKDNWIGVTAIRIDGVGWAIIAIATGVTLLAHTWAGWIWTWILQDLNQPVSSPQFIQVYLKTNIAKYLPGNIWHYYGRIVAAKNANVSAGAATLSVLLEPLLMLTAALIMIVLCSSQFAPANSTFVLKILQLLSLAVVLCAIHPWFLNPMIRFLHKLKAKKSAVTTEPTVPFSLKSYPLRPLLGELGFMGLRATGFILTMFALGSLNVNQIPLLLGAFSCAWLLGLVIPGAPGGLGVFEATAYELLRHHFPSALVFSAIALYRLISILAETAGATLAWLDERLAKS
- a CDS encoding FIST signal transduction protein yields the protein MADQMQWANALSTRHSLEAAVTDVVERAVSSLTAPADLGLVFISSAFTSEYSRLLPLLAEKLSVPVLIGCSGGGVIGTTVGGDIQELEAEPAISLTLAHLPGVKIQVFHVVAEELPDLDSSPDAWLDLIGVPPSPTPQFILLSSSFASGINDLLQGLDFAYPGSVIVGGQASGGGMGGRAALFCNDASGEEHQSLYREGTVGIALTGNIVLETIVAQGCRPIGKPLQVTKADRNIILELDEKVPLMVLRDLIASLSEEERVLAQHSLFVGVAMDEFKLALQQGDFLIRGILGVDPTAGAIAIGDRVRPGQRLQFHLRDAQASADDLELLLQSYQHQRESEPSAVAALMFACLGRGEGLYGKPNFDSELFRRYVSDIPVGGFFCGGEIGPVGGRTFLHAYTSAFGICRQNQL